Proteins encoded within one genomic window of Candidatus Giovannonibacteria bacterium:
- a CDS encoding adenylyltransferase/cytidyltransferase family protein, whose translation MAKKRKKRVYTYGVFDLFHSGHVKLLREAKALGDHLIVGLFTDDVAESFKRKPAITLKHRIEVLKHCVYVDEVVVQDELKPDKNILLHKPHILAKGPGAGWDKSNKIMPGEETMLSIGGSVVRLDYHDGISTSDLIKRIKKS comes from the coding sequence ATGGCGAAAAAACGTAAAAAACGAGTTTATACTTACGGCGTCTTTGATTTATTTCACAGCGGCCATGTGAAGCTTTTAAGAGAAGCGAAGGCGCTTGGCGACCATCTTATAGTCGGGCTTTTTACAGACGACGTCGCGGAAAGTTTTAAGCGAAAACCAGCAATAACGCTCAAGCACCGCATTGAAGTCCTCAAGCACTGCGTTTATGTTGACGAAGTGGTTGTGCAAGACGAATTAAAGCCAGACAAAAACATACTTCTTCACAAACCCCACATTTTAGCCAAAGGGCCGGGCGCCGGATGGGACAAAAGCAATAAAATTATGCCGGGAGAAGAAACGATGCTTTCCATTGGCGGCTCCGTCGTGCGCCTTGACTATCATGACGGCATCTCAACAAGCGACCTTATAAAACGCATAAAGAAAAGTTAA
- a CDS encoding CDP-glycerol glycerophosphotransferase family protein gives MLELVREIKDFCRFFWRTPGVKRGIVFYAEDGGFYPYFEGLINELISNYKQDIYYITSGRGDPVLKSHPFKLKPFYLNKLLPIFMPLVKCGVFAATLNDLHRLHIKRSIYDVHYVYVPHTLVSTHMVFRFGALDYYDSILCAGPRHMEEIIKSEQLYGLKPKELVNAGYYRLERIFKKYHARGASADVRAGGKKTVLVAPSYGKNNVIESCGEKLAGMLLKSGYKVVVRPHPETTKRFPALINRLRERFFANPDFLIDESIESDEQTIRADVLVSDYSGISLEYAFGTERPVLFIDVPLRVNNPRYKELGLEPIEISLRGEIGLVLSPEKIDLAPDFVLKLIAEKEKYREKIIGLRQKYIYSFGRSSEIGAEHIMSHLFARRENDTL, from the coding sequence ATGCTTGAGTTAGTAAGAGAAATAAAAGATTTCTGCCGTTTTTTTTGGAGAACCCCCGGAGTAAAAAGGGGAATAGTTTTTTACGCCGAAGACGGCGGTTTTTATCCCTACTTTGAAGGATTGATTAATGAGCTTATAAGCAACTACAAACAGGATATTTATTATATTACTTCCGGACGTGGCGACCCCGTGTTAAAAAGTCATCCTTTTAAACTAAAGCCGTTTTATTTAAATAAACTTCTGCCCATTTTTATGCCCCTTGTTAAATGCGGGGTTTTTGCGGCAACGCTGAATGACCTGCACCGGCTGCACATTAAAAGGTCTATCTACGACGTCCATTATGTCTATGTTCCGCACACGCTCGTGAGTACGCATATGGTTTTTAGATTCGGCGCTCTTGATTATTATGATTCAATATTGTGCGCCGGGCCGCGCCACATGGAAGAAATTATAAAAAGCGAGCAACTGTACGGCTTAAAACCGAAAGAGCTGGTTAACGCCGGATATTACCGCTTGGAGCGGATTTTTAAAAAATATCATGCGCGCGGCGCATCCGCCGACGTCCGCGCCGGCGGCAAAAAAACCGTTCTTGTCGCGCCGTCTTACGGAAAAAATAACGTGATTGAAAGCTGCGGAGAAAAACTTGCCGGCATGCTTTTAAAAAGCGGATATAAAGTTGTAGTCAGGCCGCATCCCGAGACCACCAAACGATTCCCCGCGTTGATAAACCGTCTGCGCGAGCGGTTTTTTGCGAACCCCGATTTCTTGATAGATGAATCCATTGAGTCAGATGAGCAAACGATCAGAGCCGATGTTTTGGTGTCGGATTATTCCGGCATTTCTCTGGAATACGCTTTTGGAACGGAGAGGCCGGTATTGTTTATTGACGTGCCGCTTAGAGTCAACAATCCAAGATATAAAGAGTTGGGTTTGGAGCCGATAGAAATTTCATTGCGCGGTGAAATCGGGCTGGTTTTATCGCCGGAGAAAATAGATTTGGCTCCGGATTTTGTTTTAAAACTGATAGCCGAAAAAGAAAAATACAGGGAAAAAATAATTGGTTTAAGGCAAAAATATATTTATTCTTTCGGCCGCTCCTCTGAAATAGGGGCCGAGCACATAATGTCTCATTTATTCGCGCGGCGCGAAAACGACACCTTGTAG